A genomic segment from Necator americanus strain Aroian chromosome III, whole genome shotgun sequence encodes:
- a CDS encoding hypothetical protein (NECATOR_CHRIII.G9186.T2), with the protein MWVFQCYISTLRQMSPVMAVFAFLLFSISSFVTAQPGPPVSTSCDTTICGHGTRCQMVELSTCHDDVCPLVPRCIQVLCDTSCNFCPPDLKCVLVDTGCCPNPQCRTPTTSAPLTTTTLPGCT; encoded by the exons ATGTGGGTGTTTCAGTGCTATATAA GTACTTTGAGGCAGATGAGTCCCGTA ATGGCAGTCTTTgcatttctgctcttctcgATTTCTTCCTTCGTGACTGCACAACCAGGTCCAC CCGTTTCAACGTCTTGTGACACTACGATTTGTGGACATGGCACAAGATGTCAGATGGTCGAATTGTCTACATGTCATGATGATGTGTGTCCGCTTGTGCCACGCTGTATCCAAGTTT TATGCGACACCTCTTGCAACTTCTGTCCGCCTGATCTGAAGTGCGTTTTAGTGGACACCGGGTG ctgtCCGAATCCACAATGCAGAACACCAACAACATCAGCACCGTTAACCACAACAACTCTCCCTGGCTGTACATGA
- a CDS encoding hypothetical protein (NECATOR_CHRIII.G9186.T1) produces the protein MSPVMAVFAFLLFSISSFVTAQPGPPVSTSCDTTICGHGTRCQMVELSTCHDDVCPLVPRCIQVLCDTSCNFCPPDLKCVLVDTGCCPNPQCRTPTTSAPLTTTTLPGCT, from the exons ATGAGTCCCGTA ATGGCAGTCTTTgcatttctgctcttctcgATTTCTTCCTTCGTGACTGCACAACCAGGTCCAC CCGTTTCAACGTCTTGTGACACTACGATTTGTGGACATGGCACAAGATGTCAGATGGTCGAATTGTCTACATGTCATGATGATGTGTGTCCGCTTGTGCCACGCTGTATCCAAGTTT TATGCGACACCTCTTGCAACTTCTGTCCGCCTGATCTGAAGTGCGTTTTAGTGGACACCGGGTG ctgtCCGAATCCACAATGCAGAACACCAACAACATCAGCACCGTTAACCACAACAACTCTCCCTGGCTGTACATGA